A genome region from Panicum virgatum strain AP13 chromosome 4K, P.virgatum_v5, whole genome shotgun sequence includes the following:
- the LOC120703372 gene encoding probable L-type lectin-domain containing receptor kinase S.7: MATAALRLLPLLLLLTLPAAAAKNVSIDSATLSLADLTLLGDSFLRNGSVGLTRETGVPSSSAGSVLCTQPVAFRGGAATTNATAVASFAVKFSFVIANPNAGAAGGDGIAFFVSPGRATLGTTGGYLGLFNSSGGPAKNGSAIVAVEFDTMANPEFADPSDNHVGLDLGSPVSAAAADLAASGIDLKSGKLTTAWIDYRSADRRLEVFLSYATAAKPKRPVLSVAVDLSPYLNGQMYVGFSASTEGSTQQHIIKEWTFQTFGFPSTAYASSFESNATSNTSEQAVPVSTAPHKRVGLALGILGPVALAVAFVFFAWVSIKKLIELTARNDGAFSPELLKGPRKFSYKELSAATRGFHASRVVGKGAFGTVYKAAMPGAATTTYAVKRSTQAHQSRSEFVAELSVIACLRHKNLVQLEGWCDDKGELLLVYEYMPNGSLDKALYGEPCTLSWPQRYTVAAGIASVLSYLHQECEQRVIHRDIKTSNILLDGNLSPRLGDFGLARLMDHNKSPVSTLTAGTMGYLAPEYLQSGKATEQTDVFSYGVVVLEVCCGRRPIDKDESGGSKNVNLVDWVWRLHGEDKLIEAADARLAGEFDHDEMLRLLLVGLSCANPNCEERPAMRRVVQILNREAEPAPVPRKKPLLVFSSSASMKLQEIAFSCGDDVRGGYSVANPTSPKSEGADIER; this comes from the exons ATGGCCACCGCTGCCCTCCGCTTGCTGccgctcctcctgctgctgacgctcc cggcggcggcggccaagaaCGTGAGCATCGACTCCGCGACGCTGTCCTTGGCGGACCTCACGCTGCTGGGTGACTCCTTCCTCCGCAACGGCTCCGTCGGGCTCACGCGGGAGACCGGCGTGCCGTCCTCCAGCGCCGGCTCCGTCCTCTGCACCCAGCCCGTCGCGTTCCGGGGCGGGGCAGCCACCACcaacgccaccgccgtcgcgtcGTTCGCCGTAAAATTCTCCTTCGTCATCGCCAACCCCAACGCGGGCGCCGCGGGGGGCGACGGCATCGCCTTCTTCGTCTCCCCCGGCCGCGCCACGCTCGGCACCACCGGCGGCTACCTCGGCCTATTCAACTCCTCCGGCGGCCCCGCCAAGAACGGGTCCGCCATCGTCGCCGTCGAGTTCGACACCATGGCCAACCCGGAGTTCGCGGACCCCAGCGACAACCACGTCGGGCTGGACCTCGGCTCGCCGgtgtccgccgccgcggccgacctcgccgcctccGGGATCGACCTCAAGAGCGGCAAACTCACCACGGCCTGGATCGACTATCGCAGCGCCGACCGCCGCCTGGAGGTGTTCCTCAGCTACGCGACGGCCGCCAAGCCGAAGCGCCCGGTCCTCTCCGTCGCCGTCGACCTCTCGCCGTACCTCAATGGGCAGATGTACGTCGGCTTCTCGGCGTCCACGGAGGGGAGCACCCAGCAGCACATCATCAAGGAGTGGACCTTCCAGACGTTCGGCTTCCCGTCCACGGCCTACGCCTCCTCGTTCGAGTCGAACGCCACCAGCAACACATCGGAGCAGGCCGTGCCGGTCTCCACCGCCCCACACAAGAGGGTCGGGCTCGCGCTCGGCATCCTCGGCCCCgttgcgctcgccgtcgccttcGTGTTCTTCGCCTGGGTGTCCATCAAGAAGCTCATCGAGCTCACCGCCAGGAACGACGGCGCCTTCTCGCCGGAGCTGCTCAAGGGCCCGAGGAAGTTCAGCTACAAGGAGCTGAGCGCGGCCACCAGAGGGTTCCACGCGAGCCGGGTCGTCGGCAAGGGCGCGTTCGGGACGGTGTACAAGGCCGCCATGCCGGGCGCGGCGACGACCACCTACGCCGTGAAGCGGTCGACGCAGGCGCACCAGAGCCGGAGCGAGTTCGTCGCCGAGCTCTCCGTCATCGCCTGCCTCCGCCACAAGAACCTCGTCCAGCTCGAGGGCTGGTGCGACGACAAGGGCGAGCTGCTGCTCGTGTACGAGTACATGCCCAACGGCAGCCTCGACAAGGCGCTCTACGGCGAGCCGTGCACGCTGTCGTGGCCGCAGCGGTACACGGTCGCCGCCGGCATCGCGTCCGTGCTGTCGTACCTCCACCAGGAGTGCGAGCAGCGCGTGATCCACCGCGACATCAAGACCAGCAACATCCTGCTCGACGGCAACCTGAGCCCGCGCCTCGGCGACTTCGGGCTCGCCAGGCTCATGGACCACAACAAGAGCCCCGTGTCCACGCTCACCGCGGGGACCATGGGCTACCTCGCGCCGGAGTACCTGCAGTCCGGCAAGGCCACGGAGCAGACCGACGTGTTCAGCTACGGCGTGGTGGTCCTCGAGGTGTGCTGCGGGAGGCGGCCCATCGACAAGGACGAGAGCGGCGGCAGCAAGAACGTGAACCTGGTGGACTGGGTGTGGCGCCTCCACGGCGAGGACAAGCTCATCGAGGCCGCTGATGCGCGGCTGGCTGGCGAGTTCGACCATGACGAgatgctgcggctgctgctcgtGGGGCTGAGCTGCGCGAACCCCAACTGCGAGGAGCGGCCCGCGATGCGGCGTGTGGTGCAGATCCTGAACCGAGAGGCAGAGCCAGCGCCCGTGCCGCGCAAGAAGCCGCTGCTGGTGTTCAGCTCCAGTGCGTCCatgaagctgcaggagatcgcCTTCTCCTGTGGTGACGACGTCCGAGGTGGCTACTCGGTCGCCAATCCGACGTCCCCAAAGTCGGAGGGAGCTGACATTGAACGTTGA